In a single window of the Olivibacter sp. SDN3 genome:
- a CDS encoding Gfo/Idh/MocA family protein: MKIAMLGSGFIARFYAESLHAQRRRDMICTVYSRTTDNAKRFAEDYGLAYYTDNIDEAINHPEVEAVIIALANSAHEEAVAACAKAKRHVLCTKPLGRTAAEAKRMLEMVEQAGIFAGYLEDLCYTPKFLKSLTSVKKGALGKILWTKSREAHSGPHSAWFWDKKESGGGAIIDLACHCVEIGRNFIGKDIRPLEVMCWADTQVHPIEAEDNAIGLVKYENGSIAQFEVSWTFKAGMDLRDEIMGTEGSISINNFLRTGFEMFTTRNSDGYVAEKVEVNQGWVFPVGDEAHELGYPNMFTDMFDAIEKGIEAQETFYDGYIVNAIIDAALLSAKTKRWEKVEIDYWRGTDIASNNRQVTSFDDEYYLIKEEILPNGDKKRLLKHKNSGAVVQRVN; the protein is encoded by the coding sequence ATGAAAATAGCAATGTTAGGTTCGGGTTTTATAGCCCGTTTTTATGCAGAATCATTACATGCGCAACGCAGAAGAGACATGATCTGTACCGTTTACTCGCGAACGACCGATAATGCCAAGCGATTTGCGGAAGACTACGGCTTAGCTTATTATACAGATAACATAGACGAAGCAATCAATCATCCTGAGGTTGAAGCCGTGATTATTGCCTTGGCCAACAGTGCGCACGAAGAGGCTGTTGCAGCGTGTGCAAAGGCAAAGAGACATGTACTGTGTACCAAACCACTAGGTAGAACTGCAGCCGAAGCCAAACGTATGTTGGAGATGGTGGAACAGGCAGGAATATTTGCTGGTTATCTGGAAGATTTGTGTTACACTCCAAAATTTTTGAAATCGTTGACGAGTGTAAAAAAGGGAGCTTTGGGCAAAATATTATGGACAAAATCAAGAGAGGCACACTCAGGTCCACATAGCGCTTGGTTCTGGGATAAAAAGGAATCTGGGGGTGGGGCAATCATAGATCTCGCCTGCCATTGCGTAGAAATTGGGAGAAATTTTATTGGTAAGGATATAAGACCGTTAGAGGTGATGTGTTGGGCAGACACCCAAGTTCATCCTATTGAAGCAGAAGATAATGCTATCGGGCTAGTGAAATATGAAAATGGGTCAATAGCGCAATTTGAGGTAAGCTGGACGTTCAAGGCCGGGATGGATTTACGTGATGAAATAATGGGCACCGAAGGTTCTATATCAATCAATAATTTTTTGCGCACCGGCTTTGAAATGTTCACAACGCGCAATAGCGATGGTTACGTTGCCGAAAAAGTCGAGGTAAACCAAGGTTGGGTATTTCCAGTTGGCGATGAAGCGCACGAACTAGGGTACCCGAATATGTTTACAGATATGTTTGATGCCATCGAGAAAGGAATTGAAGCTCAAGAAACCTTTTACGACGGCTATATAGTAAATGCCATTATCGACGCCGCCCTTCTGTCTGCTAAAACAAAGCGATGGGAAAAAGTTGAAATAGATTACTGGAGAGGAACGGATATAGCGAGTAATAACCGCCAGGTTAC